A genomic window from Wolbachia pipientis includes:
- a CDS encoding Smr/MutS family protein, translated as MSDDELDWQKNVKPIECGKVTLKVDHKVNIKSMVDKGTSDLQRNFLNTNNGHSSFCLDQNTKSKVDRGKYFISDKLDLHGYSIEDAYCKLIDFIIKNYRAGNRCLLVITGYGSATSKTDTIKNNLNKWLNDTKIQHMVLYYQQATKKHGGKGAFYVLLRRLRPY; from the coding sequence ATGTCGGACGATGAGTTGGATTGGCAAAAAAATGTTAAGCCAATAGAATGTGGAAAAGTTACTTTGAAAGTTGATCATAAAGTAAATATAAAGTCTATGGTTGATAAAGGTACCTCCGACTTACAAAGGAATTTTCTTAATACCAATAATGGTCACTCATCATTTTGTCTTGACCAAAACACAAAATCAAAAGTTGATAGGGGTAAATATTTTATAAGCGATAAGCTCGATTTGCACGGCTATAGTATAGAGGATGCTTACTGTAAATTGATAGATTTTATTATCAAAAATTATCGAGCAGGAAATAGATGTTTATTGGTAATTACGGGATACGGCAGTGCAACAAGTAAAACAGACACTATAAAGAATAACTTAAATAAGTGGTTAAATGATACTAAAATCCAGCATATGGTTCTATACTACCAGCAAGCTACGAAAAAACATGGTGGTAAAGGGGCTTTTTATGTTTTATTAAGAAGGCTTAGGCCCTATTAG
- a CDS encoding ferredoxin family protein: MTHFVTDKCIKCKYTDCVEVCPVDCFYEGKNMLVINPDECIDCGVCIPECPVDAIVTDDSIKGVLELDEELLNSEQKTFKLFYDINVEYSQKWPNITAKKQPLYTAEEYKEKKDKTAYFDENLE; encoded by the coding sequence ATGACGCATTTTGTTACAGATAAATGCATAAAATGTAAATATACAGACTGCGTGGAAGTATGTCCCGTTGACTGCTTCTATGAAGGTAAAAACATGCTCGTGATTAACCCAGATGAATGTATTGATTGCGGAGTGTGCATACCTGAGTGTCCAGTAGATGCAATTGTAACTGATGATTCCATAAAAGGTGTTTTAGAACTAGATGAAGAGTTACTGAACAGTGAACAAAAAACTTTCAAGTTATTTTACGATATAAATGTAGAATACTCACAAAAATGGCCAAATATCACAGCTAAGAAGCAACCTCTCTATACTGCAGAAGAGTATAAGGAAAAAAAGGATAAAACAGCTTATTTTGATGAAAATTTAGAATAA
- the dprA gene encoding DNA-processing protein DprA — translation MKINKLNNKELEVWLSLARTIGPIKFFSILGTHGSLDEVLKYLNRVANNKMYGIQDAREEINNAERIGAKIIPVCDPDYPDLLRNISSCPPIITALGDVSLLSREIIAIIGGRNSSMNGRNFANKLALDLSEAGFIVVSGLAKGIDTAANSVIYKNHPTIAVTASGIDVVYPKENFDLYKKITGNGGLVITELPFATKPKPQYFPQRNQIISGLSLGVVVIEASKRSGSLITADFALNQGREVFAVSGFPLDSRCSGSNYLIKNGAKLIESADDIIESIRFSLPPQQKSLFDVEHHFVNQKQEKLQQAKSVIVDHINSVPVDIDELILASGLSTNIALMALLELELENKIERSPGNKISLIF, via the coding sequence ATGAAGATAAATAAATTGAACAACAAAGAATTAGAAGTATGGTTAAGCCTGGCTAGAACCATAGGACCAATAAAGTTTTTTAGTATACTAGGAACACATGGATCGCTAGATGAGGTGCTAAAATATCTCAATAGGGTGGCTAATAATAAGATGTATGGCATTCAAGATGCACGAGAAGAAATCAATAATGCAGAAAGAATTGGAGCTAAAATTATACCCGTATGTGACCCAGATTACCCTGATCTTTTAAGAAATATCTCTAGTTGTCCTCCTATAATAACTGCACTTGGTGATGTATCATTATTAAGCCGTGAGATAATTGCAATAATCGGTGGGCGTAACTCTTCAATGAATGGAAGAAATTTTGCTAATAAGTTGGCACTTGATTTAAGCGAAGCTGGTTTCATCGTAGTTTCTGGACTTGCAAAAGGAATCGATACTGCAGCAAACAGTGTAATATACAAAAATCACCCCACTATTGCTGTTACAGCAAGCGGAATTGATGTGGTGTATCCAAAAGAGAATTTTGATCTATACAAAAAAATCACTGGGAACGGTGGTTTAGTAATTACTGAGCTTCCATTTGCTACTAAACCAAAGCCTCAGTATTTTCCTCAAAGGAATCAAATTATATCTGGTCTATCACTGGGTGTTGTAGTGATTGAAGCATCGAAACGTTCTGGCTCTCTAATAACAGCAGATTTTGCTTTAAATCAAGGGAGAGAGGTGTTTGCAGTTTCTGGTTTCCCTTTAGATTCACGCTGTAGTGGTAGTAATTATTTAATTAAAAACGGTGCTAAGCTTATCGAATCCGCTGATGACATAATAGAGAGTATTAGGTTTAGTTTACCTCCACAGCAAAAAAGCCTATTTGATGTTGAGCACCATTTTGTTAACCAAAAACAAGAAAAATTACAACAGGCAAAATCTGTTATAGTTGATCATATTAACTCTGTACCTGTTGATATAGATGAACTTATATTAGCAAGCGGACTTTCTACCAACATAGCTCTAATGGCTCTTTTGGAACTAGAGTTGGAAAACAAAATAGAGCGTTCACCGGGGAATAAAATATCGTTAATTTTCTAG